A section of the Clostridium omnivorum genome encodes:
- a CDS encoding ribonuclease J encodes MANTDNVRIIPLGGLGEIGKNITAIEYKNEIIVIDCGVSFPDEEMYGVDLVIPDIAYLLENSERVKGFFITHGHEDHIGSLPYILKQLNVPVFGTKLALAIVKNKLVEHGIANDCELYSVEPGEVVKLQNISVEFIRNTHSIADSCSIAIHTPVGIVLHTGDFKVDYTPIDGKLMDLERISTLGKKGVLLLMADSTNVERSGYTMSERSIGETFNRIFSKADGRVIVATFASNIHRMQQIVNSSVKYGRKVTFVGRSMEDISKMAIELGYLHIPEGYLISADEISRYTNNQITIITTGSQGEPVASLARIAFSTHRKVKVEPKDLFIISASPIPGNEKLISKVINELFKKGADVIYEDIEEVHVSGHAYREELKLIHTLVHPKFFMPVHGEYRHLKKHAELAMNIGMNKDDIFTLETGQVLELSDKSAAISGRVRCGSVYVDGIGVGDVGNIVLRDRKNLAQDGMLTIVATIEKETYSIIAGPDIITRGFVYAKESEELINEAKEIARKELENCLENQIIEWYLLKANMKKALEKYLYEKTKRRPSIIPIIMEI; translated from the coding sequence ATGGCAAATACAGATAATGTAAGAATCATTCCTTTAGGTGGCCTCGGAGAAATTGGGAAAAATATAACAGCTATAGAGTACAAGAATGAGATTATTGTAATTGATTGTGGAGTGTCTTTTCCAGATGAAGAAATGTATGGTGTAGATTTAGTTATACCAGATATAGCGTATTTGTTGGAGAATTCAGAGAGGGTTAAAGGCTTTTTTATTACTCATGGACATGAAGATCATATTGGTTCATTACCTTATATCTTAAAGCAATTGAATGTTCCTGTATTTGGAACAAAATTAGCATTAGCAATAGTAAAAAATAAATTGGTAGAACATGGTATAGCTAATGATTGTGAATTGTACAGTGTTGAGCCAGGTGAGGTAGTGAAGCTGCAGAATATTAGTGTTGAGTTTATTAGAAATACACATAGTATTGCTGATTCTTGCAGTATTGCTATACATACGCCTGTAGGGATAGTACTACATACTGGCGATTTTAAAGTTGATTATACACCTATTGATGGAAAGCTTATGGACTTAGAAAGAATATCCACTTTAGGGAAAAAAGGAGTTCTGCTTCTTATGGCAGATAGTACAAATGTAGAACGATCAGGTTACACAATGTCCGAAAGATCTATAGGAGAAACCTTTAATAGAATTTTTTCAAAAGCGGATGGTAGGGTTATTGTAGCTACTTTTGCATCAAATATTCATAGAATGCAGCAGATAGTAAATTCCTCTGTGAAGTATGGTAGAAAAGTAACTTTTGTAGGAAGAAGCATGGAGGATATCTCCAAAATGGCCATAGAACTCGGATATCTGCACATACCTGAAGGGTATTTAATAAGTGCAGATGAAATAAGCAGGTACACAAATAATCAAATAACAATAATAACAACAGGTAGCCAAGGTGAACCTGTTGCATCTCTTGCAAGAATAGCTTTTTCTACTCATAGGAAAGTTAAAGTTGAGCCCAAAGATTTGTTTATAATATCAGCGTCACCAATACCAGGAAATGAAAAATTAATCTCCAAGGTCATTAATGAATTATTTAAAAAAGGTGCAGATGTAATTTATGAGGACATTGAAGAAGTACACGTTTCAGGGCATGCTTATAGAGAAGAACTAAAATTGATTCATACCCTAGTTCACCCTAAATTCTTTATGCCAGTACACGGAGAATATAGACATTTGAAGAAACATGCAGAGCTGGCAATGAATATTGGTATGAATAAAGATGATATTTTTACCTTAGAAACAGGTCAGGTTCTAGAATTATCAGATAAGAGTGCAGCAATTTCAGGAAGAGTTCGCTGTGGTTCAGTATATGTTGATGGAATAGGAGTTGGAGATGTAGGCAATATTGTATTAAGAGATAGAAAGAATTTAGCTCAGGATGGCATGCTTACAATTGTAGCAACTATTGAAAAGGAAACCTATAGTATTATTGCAGGACCAGATATAATAACAAGAGGGTTTGTGTATGCAAAGGAATCTGAGGAGCTAATTAATGAAGCAAAGGAAATTGCAAGAAAGGAATTAGAAAACTGCTTAGAAAACCAAATTATTGAATGGTATTTACTGAAGGCAAATATGAAAAAGGCACTAGAAAAGTATTTATATGAAAAAACAAAAAGAAGACCTAGTATTATACCAATTATAATGGAAATATAA
- a CDS encoding response regulator transcription factor — MSTYNVLVVDDEKEIRDAIEVYLRSTENVNIIKAADGLEALDALENTEIHVIILDVMMPKLDGIRTCMKIREKRNIPIIMLSAKSEDTDKILGLNIGADDYITKPFNPLELVARVKSQLRRYVDWGHTSKIANSNEIAIDELVINKDSHIVTLDGTEIKLTPIEYDILLLLAENRGRVFSSEAIYEGVWHEPAFRPENTVSVHIRRLRKKIEINPKDPRFVKVIWGVGYKIEK; from the coding sequence ATGAGCACTTATAATGTACTTGTTGTGGATGATGAAAAAGAAATCAGAGATGCTATAGAAGTGTATCTTAGGAGCACAGAAAATGTAAATATTATTAAAGCTGCAGATGGATTAGAAGCCTTGGATGCGCTAGAAAACACTGAAATTCATGTTATAATTTTAGATGTTATGATGCCAAAGCTTGATGGAATTAGAACCTGTATGAAAATAAGAGAAAAAAGGAATATTCCAATAATAATGCTATCCGCTAAAAGTGAAGATACAGATAAAATTTTAGGTCTTAATATAGGAGCTGATGATTATATTACTAAACCTTTTAATCCATTAGAGCTTGTCGCAAGAGTAAAATCTCAGCTTAGAAGATATGTAGACTGGGGACATACTTCAAAGATAGCAAATTCAAATGAAATAGCAATCGATGAATTGGTTATTAATAAAGATAGCCATATTGTAACCCTAGATGGTACTGAAATAAAGCTAACGCCAATTGAATACGATATTTTATTACTTTTAGCTGAAAATCGAGGAAGGGTATTCTCTTCTGAAGCAATTTATGAAGGTGTTTGGCACGAGCCAGCTTTTAGACCAGAAAATACCGTATCTGTACACATTAGAAGACTTCGTAAAAAGATTGAAATCAATCCAAAGGACCCTAGATTTGTAAAGGTTATATGGGGGGTAGGCTATAAAATTGAAAAATAG
- a CDS encoding methyl-accepting chemotaxis protein: MKIKSIKMRTILALIPFTFVVLLIITVVSYMAGKLIIDTEIKGKMDYAAQSSSISIEDRLKNHSKVTESVAKVMAAAGTNLTKEQYKQILGDTALLNSDTYGVGVWYEPGKYNNMGLFGPYVYKDGDKTVYTEDYMTAEYNYLGQDYYKAAKANNKIYWTDPYYDDTSKTTFMTESVPFFDEQKNFLGVITGDVDLKSLQAAVSDIKIGKSGSAMLISSNGTYIAGADASKLTKVKITDEKNTSLASLGKTMIESKNGTNSYEDNGKQLVYYKSITGTNWILALRIPYSELYQPINNLLYILSAVGIIALICLVIIVVLYSSYINKHVGEVNELSAYIASGDLTRSIKARSEDELGKMTVNLNNMSEALKGVVLNVSESLEQIVATSEELTASAEQTHTAAEQIAVSAQEMAEYSEKQSGITEDTANKVMEISKNFEKIAETFEGVSDASSLASKRSGEGKKVVAKAMEQMNEINNKVIRSTEVVNLLGKKSTEIGQIISMITTISGQTNLLALNAAIEAARAGEHGKGFAVVADEVKKLAEQSAEAAGHISTLIDEIQGEITEAVSVMNVGTEAVSTGKIMVENARKSFEEISSAVDIVSGEVDSVSEIINEISKSAEILNGYVENIASLSRDSLANTQNVAAASEEQTSLMNEVSNAAENLTDMAIKLQDIISRFKL, translated from the coding sequence ATGAAAATAAAAAGCATTAAGATGAGAACAATATTAGCATTAATACCATTCACGTTTGTCGTTTTATTAATTATCACTGTAGTAAGTTATATGGCTGGGAAATTAATAATTGATACTGAAATTAAAGGAAAAATGGATTATGCAGCCCAGAGTTCTTCAATTTCAATTGAAGATAGGCTGAAAAATCACAGCAAAGTAACGGAGAGTGTTGCAAAGGTAATGGCAGCAGCAGGAACAAATTTAACTAAAGAACAGTATAAACAGATATTAGGAGATACCGCACTGTTAAATTCCGATACTTATGGGGTGGGAGTATGGTATGAACCAGGTAAATATAATAATATGGGGCTATTTGGACCATATGTGTATAAAGATGGTGACAAAACTGTTTATACAGAAGACTATATGACTGCTGAATATAATTATCTAGGTCAAGATTATTATAAAGCAGCTAAAGCCAATAATAAAATATATTGGACAGATCCTTATTATGACGATACTTCAAAGACCACCTTTATGACTGAATCAGTTCCATTTTTTGATGAACAAAAGAACTTTTTAGGAGTAATTACTGGTGATGTAGATTTAAAAAGTCTACAAGCTGCAGTTAGCGATATAAAAATTGGAAAATCAGGCAGTGCAATGCTTATTAGTTCTAATGGAACGTATATTGCGGGGGCTGATGCTTCAAAATTGACTAAGGTTAAAATTACAGACGAAAAAAATACTAGTTTAGCAAGTCTAGGAAAAACAATGATTGAAAGCAAAAATGGTACTAACAGCTATGAGGATAATGGTAAACAATTAGTATATTACAAGTCTATTACAGGTACAAATTGGATACTAGCTTTAAGGATTCCTTATAGCGAACTTTATCAGCCGATAAATAATTTATTGTATATACTTTCAGCTGTAGGAATTATTGCTTTAATATGCTTAGTCATTATTGTAGTACTTTATAGCTCATACATAAATAAGCATGTTGGAGAAGTAAATGAACTATCAGCATATATTGCAAGTGGTGATTTGACCCGCTCTATAAAAGCCAGATCAGAAGATGAGTTAGGGAAAATGACTGTAAATTTAAATAATATGTCAGAGGCTTTAAAAGGGGTAGTGTTAAACGTAAGTGAAAGTCTAGAGCAAATTGTTGCAACTTCTGAGGAATTAACCGCCAGTGCAGAGCAAACCCACACTGCGGCAGAGCAAATCGCAGTTTCTGCTCAGGAGATGGCTGAATATTCAGAGAAGCAGTCAGGAATTACAGAAGATACAGCAAATAAGGTAATGGAAATTTCAAAGAATTTTGAGAAAATAGCAGAAACTTTTGAGGGAGTATCAGATGCATCATCTTTAGCTTCGAAACGATCAGGTGAAGGTAAAAAAGTTGTAGCTAAAGCAATGGAACAGATGAATGAAATTAATAACAAGGTTATAAGGTCTACAGAAGTAGTAAACCTACTTGGTAAAAAATCAACAGAAATTGGCCAAATAATTTCTATGATTACAACGATTTCTGGACAAACTAATTTGCTTGCATTAAATGCCGCTATTGAAGCTGCGAGAGCTGGAGAGCATGGAAAAGGCTTTGCAGTAGTAGCAGATGAAGTTAAAAAGCTTGCCGAGCAGTCAGCTGAAGCAGCTGGACATATAAGTACCTTAATAGATGAAATACAGGGAGAAATAACTGAAGCAGTTAGCGTTATGAATGTAGGTACTGAAGCGGTTAGCACTGGCAAAATAATGGTTGAAAATGCTAGAAAGTCATTTGAAGAGATATCTTCTGCAGTTGACATAGTATCAGGAGAAGTCGATAGCGTTTCAGAAATTATAAATGAAATTTCTAAGAGTGCTGAAATATTGAATGGTTATGTAGAAAATATAGCTTCCTTATCAAGGGATTCCTTGGCAAATACTCAAAACGTGGCTGCAGCCTCTGAAGAGCAGACCTCATTAATGAATGAAGTTTCAAATGCAGCAGAAAACTTAACAGATATGGCTATTAAACTTCAAGATATAATTTCTAGATTTAAACTATAA
- a CDS encoding sensor histidine kinase, translating to MKNRVIDNPYIQNFLEKSLFIIILVLILATAKISSAITAINSSNGSINSMKSQIAYSNNKLDDLKKYESSMKNTSWITYDMWMKGCASISNIYIYDTTNKLKLLSEKPQDQLDKFSKDFKIETAGNTYNNVVKFIIIDKSKGTFITNDIANFDYIKANLKTFSAENGDLFNYVSNKGKWYNISYNSDSAPANRYNSNYQLINSTNFVEAYWFPKDYNYSKDDDALLNGMLDEAKKDFTTSNDASNKYIEELQKNIFDYKISIVFYSIIILILLTSIYFLGKERIIRALRYNFVTNSIRAINNWFERRGSLFKISVFIIFTSLSLFMIVGVLIFYHSINSSSLLIASTIVLLYSIVIFPKIISYSRYIDDIIRGISKITSGELEYVIDESGDKALSSLAHNINKLNKGFKVSIEEQIKNEKLKSELVANVSHDLKTPLTSIINYTDILLREDISEEEKEEFLKIINKKGLKLKSLIDDLFEISKITSGKVELNKHSVDVVELIGQSIAEYSDTELYFDKHLSFVFKTFTSKIEMDLDGSKMSRVFENLITNALKYSLNETRVHVEIEEVKKGIKISFKNISSSPLDFDKEEILERFVRGDRSRNSDIDGNGLGLAIAKSIVELHGGIMYLDFDGDLFKCIIELYY from the coding sequence TTGAAAAATAGAGTTATTGACAATCCTTACATACAAAATTTTTTAGAAAAAAGCCTATTTATTATTATTTTAGTATTAATATTGGCTACAGCAAAAATATCCTCTGCCATAACTGCCATAAATAGTTCTAACGGTAGTATCAATTCAATGAAAAGTCAGATAGCTTATTCTAATAATAAGCTGGACGATTTAAAAAAATATGAAAGTTCCATGAAAAATACCAGCTGGATCACCTACGATATGTGGATGAAAGGCTGTGCAAGTATAAGCAATATTTATATATACGATACTACAAATAAATTAAAACTTTTATCTGAAAAACCACAAGACCAGCTAGATAAATTTAGTAAAGACTTTAAAATAGAGACAGCTGGCAATACATATAATAACGTGGTTAAATTTATTATTATAGATAAAAGTAAGGGAACTTTTATAACCAATGATATTGCAAACTTTGATTATATAAAGGCTAACTTAAAAACTTTTTCAGCTGAAAATGGTGATTTATTCAATTATGTCTCAAATAAAGGAAAATGGTATAATATATCCTATAATTCAGATAGTGCACCTGCAAATAGGTATAATAGCAATTATCAACTAATTAATTCTACTAATTTTGTAGAAGCATACTGGTTTCCAAAAGATTATAATTATTCAAAAGATGATGATGCTCTATTAAACGGCATGCTTGATGAAGCAAAAAAGGATTTTACAACCTCTAATGATGCAAGTAACAAATATATAGAAGAACTACAAAAAAATATATTTGATTATAAAATATCAATAGTTTTTTATTCCATAATTATACTAATACTTTTAACCTCAATATATTTCCTAGGAAAAGAAAGAATTATAAGAGCATTAAGGTATAACTTTGTAACCAACTCCATTAGAGCTATTAATAACTGGTTTGAAAGAAGAGGCAGCTTATTTAAGATTAGTGTATTTATTATTTTTACTTCGTTGTCACTATTTATGATTGTAGGTGTATTGATATTTTATCATAGCATTAATTCTAGTTCTTTGCTTATTGCAAGTACCATTGTTCTATTATATTCAATTGTTATTTTCCCTAAAATTATTAGTTATTCAAGGTATATTGATGATATTATTAGAGGTATATCTAAAATAACCAGTGGTGAACTAGAATATGTTATAGACGAAAGCGGAGACAAAGCCCTTTCATCTCTTGCACATAATATTAATAAACTTAATAAAGGCTTTAAGGTATCAATTGAAGAACAAATCAAAAATGAAAAACTTAAGAGCGAACTGGTAGCAAATGTATCCCATGACTTAAAAACGCCACTTACTTCAATAATAAACTATACAGATATATTACTAAGAGAAGATATTTCAGAAGAGGAAAAAGAAGAGTTTTTAAAGATAATCAACAAAAAAGGCTTGAAACTTAAAAGCTTAATAGATGATTTATTTGAAATATCAAAAATAACTAGTGGTAAGGTTGAGTTAAACAAACACAGTGTAGATGTAGTTGAACTCATTGGCCAATCCATAGCTGAGTATTCTGATACAGAACTTTATTTCGACAAACATTTGTCCTTTGTTTTCAAAACTTTTACTAGCAAGATTGAAATGGACTTAGACGGAAGCAAAATGTCTAGAGTTTTTGAAAACCTCATAACCAATGCATTAAAATATTCTTTAAATGAAACAAGGGTTCATGTGGAAATTGAAGAGGTGAAAAAAGGTATTAAAATATCCTTTAAAAATATATCCTCCTCCCCTCTTGATTTTGATAAAGAAGAAATATTAGAGAGATTTGTTAGAGGAGATAGATCAAGAAATTCAGATATAGATGGAAATGGATTAGGTTTAGCAATTGCCAAAAGCATAGTTGAACTCCACGGAGGGATAATGTATCTTGATTTTGATGGAGATTTATTTAAATGTATAATTGAACTTTATTATTAA